A genome region from Hevea brasiliensis isolate MT/VB/25A 57/8 chromosome 7, ASM3005281v1, whole genome shotgun sequence includes the following:
- the LOC131181315 gene encoding bZIP transcription factor 30-like gives MEMEKAQKSSHGEDDFLRLVMDYQPLLPPLPPKSAASGKPRNLTQENMLTSGEIIMNKYTSPSDQFQGGSFSSSSGSSSPKENLVLAEMEHAGGEEFFSKFLTMGKATASVSPGIHVSSNPPLPPTPNVAHPDDDMGFKTIPPELLAVHPPASPAPTSRARPTGLRKAMAPEMLANLVLHDPKKAKRIITNRMSAVRAKEKKRLYTFMLEHQLQTLQSESAALTAHFALLQTERTDRPDFATDALARQ, from the exons ATGGAGATGGAGAAGGCACAGAAATCAAGCCACGGGGAAGATGATTTTCTGCGACTTGTGATGGATTATCAACCTTTATTGCCACCATTGCCACCCAAGTCTGCTGCATCAGGAAAGCCAAGAAACCTGACTCAAGAAAACATGTTAACTTCTGGTGAAATTATAATGAACAAATATACTAGTCCTAGCGATCAGTTCCAAGGAGGCTCATTCTCAAGCTCATCAGGATCATCATCACCAAAAGAGAATTTGGTTCTGGCTGAAATGGAGCATGCTGGTGGAGAGGAATTCTTCTCCAAATTCTTGACCATGGGCAAGGCTACTGCTAGTGTTTCACCTGGCATTCATGTATCTTCCAACCCACCACTACCGCCAACACCAAATGTGGCACATCCTGATGATGATATGGGCTTCAAAACAATTCCACCGGAACTACTGGCTGTGCACCCGCCCGCATCGCCAGCACCCACCAGTAGAGCTCGACCAACCGGACTTAGAAAGGCTATGGCCCCTGAGATGCTTGCAAATCTTGTCTTGCATGATCCAAAGAAGGCAAAGAG AATAATTACTAATAGAATGTCTGCTGTGAGGGCCAAGGAGAAGAAGAGGCTCTATACATTTATGCTTGAACATCAACTACAGACTTTGCAATCTGAATCAGCCGCATTAACTGCTCATTTCGCCTTATTGCAG ACTGAAAGAACAGACAGGCCTGATTTTGCAACAGATGCGCTTGCAAGACAGTAA